A single window of Granulicella sibirica DNA harbors:
- a CDS encoding alpha/beta hydrolase family protein has translation MATLLSSGLNAFAQSGVPAPVEPLKTHDPVVVKAMEASEGHVKMPGGVAISPDGKWLAYTVGRASATLHLMELANPDPAKDKIVGPNGDTSCSNADPVWSPDGQWLAYTSSCTGSSDKPGQEQVFLWSKATGASKQLTHLSGLFHQVAWAPDGKTLAFLFVENATRSAGATAAMKPWSGVIGEDGIEVQRVAAVDVATGELKQVTPEKLHVFEFDWAQNSSEMTYIAAPPPGENNWWVADLYTQTLGQDPKAIVDTTKVTGALHGLQMAVPRFSPDGKKIAFIGGLMSDQGSTGGDIWVVEAKGGEPVDVKPGIDGTPAYLAWVDNGKVGFVEDRRGKVRIPDYDVKTKTEVPGSALEMSEVSITGGSIKDAISVSKNGVFAFVKSGLTAPPEVWAGPETAIKQVTHLNDGATLAGGKTESIEWTNEGFHVQGWLTYPANYDPAKKYPMIVSVHGGPSASIGPRWNVMANYSLAGYFVFQPNPRGSFGQGEKFTEANRKDFGYGDLRDILAGMDVVEKKVSVDPKREGLTGWSYGGFMTMFGVTQTTRFRAAVAGAGISDWLSYYGENSIDQWMTPFFGATVYDDTAVYAKSSALTFIKKVKTPTLIIVGDRDGECPAPQSFEFWHALRAEGVKTQLVIYPNEGHHFADPAHEKDRDERMLTWFQKEMPAE, from the coding sequence GTGGCCACTTTGCTTTCTTCCGGCTTGAATGCTTTTGCGCAGAGCGGGGTTCCGGCCCCGGTCGAACCTCTCAAGACGCATGATCCCGTCGTCGTGAAAGCGATGGAGGCGAGCGAGGGTCATGTGAAGATGCCGGGCGGCGTCGCGATTTCGCCCGATGGGAAGTGGCTTGCCTATACGGTGGGGCGGGCCTCCGCGACGCTGCACCTCATGGAGCTGGCGAATCCTGATCCGGCGAAGGACAAGATCGTGGGACCGAATGGGGATACGAGCTGCTCGAACGCGGATCCGGTGTGGTCTCCGGACGGACAGTGGCTGGCTTACACGTCGAGCTGCACGGGGAGCAGCGACAAGCCGGGGCAGGAGCAGGTTTTCCTCTGGTCGAAGGCTACGGGCGCCTCTAAGCAGTTGACGCATCTCTCGGGGCTCTTCCACCAGGTGGCGTGGGCTCCCGATGGAAAGACGCTTGCCTTCCTGTTTGTCGAGAATGCGACGCGCTCGGCCGGGGCTACAGCGGCCATGAAGCCCTGGTCGGGTGTGATTGGGGAGGATGGGATCGAGGTGCAGCGCGTGGCTGCGGTCGATGTGGCCACGGGCGAGTTGAAGCAGGTGACGCCGGAGAAGCTGCATGTGTTCGAGTTCGACTGGGCTCAGAATAGCAGCGAGATGACGTATATCGCGGCTCCGCCCCCGGGCGAGAACAACTGGTGGGTGGCCGATCTCTACACCCAGACGCTGGGGCAGGATCCGAAGGCGATTGTGGATACGACGAAGGTGACAGGCGCGCTGCATGGGCTGCAAATGGCAGTTCCCCGGTTCTCGCCGGATGGAAAAAAGATCGCATTCATCGGCGGGTTGATGAGCGACCAGGGCTCGACAGGTGGAGACATCTGGGTCGTCGAGGCGAAGGGCGGCGAGCCGGTGGATGTAAAGCCGGGGATCGACGGAACGCCCGCGTACCTGGCGTGGGTGGACAACGGGAAGGTCGGATTCGTCGAGGATCGCAGGGGCAAGGTACGGATTCCGGACTACGACGTGAAGACAAAGACTGAGGTTCCGGGGAGCGCGCTCGAGATGAGCGAGGTTTCGATCACGGGCGGGTCGATCAAGGACGCGATTTCGGTCTCGAAGAACGGCGTGTTCGCGTTCGTGAAGAGCGGATTGACCGCTCCTCCTGAGGTCTGGGCGGGACCGGAGACAGCGATCAAGCAGGTGACGCATCTGAACGATGGCGCGACACTGGCCGGGGGAAAGACCGAGTCGATCGAGTGGACGAACGAAGGCTTCCACGTGCAGGGATGGCTGACCTACCCGGCGAACTACGATCCGGCCAAGAAGTACCCGATGATCGTGAGCGTCCATGGTGGGCCTTCGGCATCGATTGGACCGCGCTGGAACGTGATGGCGAACTACTCCTTGGCGGGCTACTTTGTCTTTCAGCCAAATCCGCGCGGAAGCTTCGGGCAGGGAGAGAAGTTTACCGAGGCGAACCGGAAAGACTTCGGCTACGGGGATCTCAGGGACATCCTCGCCGGAATGGATGTCGTGGAGAAGAAGGTTTCCGTCGATCCGAAGCGCGAGGGGCTGACGGGCTGGAGCTATGGCGGGTTCATGACGATGTTCGGCGTGACGCAGACGACGCGTTTCCGGGCGGCCGTGGCGGGAGCAGGGATCTCGGACTGGCTGAGCTACTACGGGGAGAACTCAATCGACCAGTGGATGACGCCGTTCTTCGGAGCGACCGTGTATGACGACACAGCGGTCTATGCAAAGAGCTCCGCGCTCACGTTTATCAAGAAGGTGAAGACGCCGACGCTGATTATTGTGGGGGATCGGGATGGCGAGTGCCCTGCCCCGCAGTCGTTCGAGTTCTGGCATGCGCTGCGGGCGGAGGGTGTGAAGACGCAGCTCGTGATCTATCCCAACGAGGGCCACCACTTCGCCGACCCGGCGCATGAGAAGGATCGGGACGAGAGGATGCTGACGTGGTTCCAGAAGGAGATGCCGGCGGAATAG
- the nusB gene encoding transcription antitermination factor NusB — protein sequence MGTRRKSRELAMQMLFQGDLGKQTPAQVSSLFWPSRDDVDDETRAFAEDLFRVATVREDEINDLIQAHAQNWRIERMPVVDRNLLRAAVAEMLAYPNTPGPIIINESLEVARRYAAPESIHFLNGVLDAIAKTVLANRLK from the coding sequence ATGGGAACCCGCCGCAAGTCCCGCGAACTCGCCATGCAGATGCTCTTCCAGGGCGATCTCGGCAAGCAAACCCCCGCGCAGGTCAGCAGCCTCTTCTGGCCATCCCGCGACGACGTCGACGATGAAACCCGTGCCTTTGCCGAAGATCTCTTCCGCGTCGCCACCGTCCGCGAGGACGAGATCAACGACCTCATCCAGGCCCACGCCCAGAACTGGCGCATCGAGCGCATGCCCGTCGTCGACCGCAATCTCCTGCGCGCTGCCGTCGCCGAGATGCTCGCCTACCCCAACACGCCCGGCCCGATCATCATCAACGAGAGCCTCGAGGTCGCGCGTCGCTACGCCGCTCCGGAATCGATCCACTTCCTCAACGGCGTCCTCGACGCTATCGCCAAGACTGTTCTGGCGAACCGTCTCAAGTAG
- the ribH gene encoding 6,7-dimethyl-8-ribityllumazine synthase has translation MIKGITLVRSVPSADAFDQLSSLFNALGFEPGKGWHDDSGRGAAFLAPVGNLELVTGRVPAVPPILIEVNQLDHVHSAVERWMLAHYRTEEIAAQLSAVELTHWNSRLFTVELGPEMKLGFWQSENPLHGVVPAVEGDLNATGMRFAVVTTRWNTVITDRLLQGSLDALYRSGAAKKDVEVVRVPGAWEVPSAARTLAETKKFDAIVTLGCLLRGETAHYEAIYNEVARGIGQSQQDTGIPHAFGVLTCETLEQALDRAGLKAGNKGFEAAIAAIEMVSIQRKLAVAK, from the coding sequence ATGATTAAGGGAATCACCCTCGTTCGCTCCGTGCCCTCGGCCGATGCGTTCGACCAGCTATCCAGCCTCTTCAACGCCCTTGGCTTCGAGCCCGGCAAAGGCTGGCACGACGACTCCGGCCGTGGCGCCGCTTTCCTTGCGCCTGTCGGCAACCTCGAACTCGTCACAGGCCGCGTCCCCGCCGTGCCGCCCATCCTGATCGAGGTCAACCAGCTCGATCACGTCCACTCCGCCGTCGAGCGCTGGATGCTTGCCCACTACCGCACCGAAGAGATCGCGGCCCAGCTCTCCGCCGTCGAGCTCACTCACTGGAACTCGCGGCTCTTCACCGTCGAACTCGGCCCAGAGATGAAACTCGGCTTCTGGCAGTCCGAGAACCCGCTCCACGGTGTTGTTCCGGCCGTTGAAGGCGACCTGAACGCCACTGGCATGCGCTTCGCCGTCGTCACCACCCGCTGGAATACCGTCATCACCGACCGCCTTCTCCAGGGCTCGCTCGATGCACTCTACCGTAGCGGAGCCGCGAAGAAGGATGTCGAAGTCGTTCGCGTCCCCGGCGCGTGGGAAGTTCCCTCCGCCGCCCGCACCCTCGCCGAGACGAAGAAGTTCGACGCCATCGTCACCCTCGGCTGCCTCCTGCGTGGCGAAACCGCCCACTACGAGGCCATCTACAATGAGGTCGCGCGAGGTATCGGCCAATCGCAACAGGACACGGGCATCCCCCACGCCTTCGGTGTCCTCACCTGCGAAACCCTGGAACAAGCTCTTGACCGCGCCGGCCTGAAAGCAGGAAACAAGGGCTTCGAAGCCGCCATCGCTGCCATCGAGATGGTCTCCATCCAAAGAAAGCTCGCGGTGGCCAAGTAA
- a CDS encoding enoyl-CoA hydratase/isomerase family protein, whose product MGELGYETLLVAVNAGVATVTLNRPKVLHALNAAVFDELERVFFELAADDAVRVVLLTGSGEKAFAAGADINELRATDAKTGELMARRGQGVFRQIETCGKPVIALINGFALGGGCELAMACTMRVASETAKLGQPEIKLGVIPGYGGSQRLPRLVGTSAALKIMLTGEMVGAAEALRLGLVDEVVAPERLMTRGEEFGAAIAGAAPLAVRGVLEAVRRGAGLGLDDAMVVEAEIFGRLCGSDDKTEGAGAFLEKRKAVWAGK is encoded by the coding sequence GTGGGGGAGTTGGGATACGAGACGTTGCTGGTTGCGGTAAACGCCGGAGTGGCTACAGTCACGCTGAATCGTCCGAAGGTGCTGCACGCGTTGAACGCTGCTGTGTTCGATGAGCTGGAGCGCGTGTTTTTCGAGCTCGCGGCGGACGATGCAGTCCGTGTCGTTCTGCTGACCGGCTCAGGCGAGAAGGCATTCGCTGCAGGGGCGGATATCAACGAGCTTCGCGCGACCGATGCGAAGACGGGCGAGCTGATGGCGCGGAGGGGGCAGGGCGTGTTTCGGCAGATCGAGACGTGCGGCAAGCCGGTGATCGCGTTGATCAACGGGTTCGCGCTCGGCGGCGGATGCGAGCTCGCAATGGCATGCACGATGAGGGTGGCGAGCGAGACGGCGAAGCTCGGGCAACCGGAGATTAAGCTTGGCGTGATTCCCGGGTATGGCGGGTCGCAGCGGCTTCCTCGCCTCGTCGGGACTTCGGCGGCTTTGAAGATCATGCTCACGGGCGAGATGGTGGGAGCGGCGGAGGCGTTGCGGCTCGGGCTGGTGGACGAAGTGGTTGCCCCGGAACGCCTGATGACGCGAGGGGAGGAGTTTGGGGCGGCGATCGCCGGAGCGGCTCCGCTGGCTGTGCGGGGCGTACTTGAAGCGGTGCGGCGAGGAGCGGGCCTTGGGCTGGACGATGCGATGGTAGTCGAGGCGGAGATCTTCGGACGGCTTTGCGGATCGGACGATAAGACGGAGGGCGCGGGGGCGTTTCTGGAAAAGCGGAAGGCGGTCTGGGCCGGGAAGTGA
- a CDS encoding GAF domain-containing protein, whose protein sequence is MSVAEANSVDTGLEVIDLRDDAEFAARRLHPRNAAVQLEGMQRLARAFVESPDTILQELVNAAVDLCGADSSGISMEQEVRTDENFYHWVATAGEYAGFLHATLPRSPSACGVCLERGRPQLFRVTKRFFDIMGIEAPVVTDGILLPWQVDETRGTIWIMAHGREEAFDPDDLRMMQMLADFAAMSVRHQRQHQTLMKQAKAAAAADMANDLAHQINNPLQSLTNILYLAEAGQMGGDARELAVELSEHLQRLSVLAGRLLSLPAALNKATATAGRLPH, encoded by the coding sequence ATGAGCGTAGCAGAGGCAAATAGCGTAGACACCGGTCTCGAGGTCATCGACCTCCGGGACGATGCCGAGTTCGCGGCACGGCGTCTCCACCCACGCAACGCCGCGGTCCAGCTTGAGGGCATGCAGCGTCTTGCCCGCGCCTTTGTCGAAAGCCCGGACACCATCCTCCAGGAACTGGTCAACGCAGCCGTCGACCTATGCGGCGCGGACTCGAGCGGCATCAGCATGGAGCAGGAAGTCAGGACAGACGAAAACTTCTACCACTGGGTGGCAACGGCAGGAGAGTATGCCGGATTCCTCCACGCAACCCTTCCGCGCAGTCCAAGCGCATGCGGTGTCTGTCTCGAGCGCGGACGGCCGCAGCTCTTCCGCGTCACGAAGCGCTTCTTCGACATCATGGGGATTGAAGCTCCGGTCGTCACCGACGGCATCCTGCTTCCATGGCAGGTCGACGAAACCCGTGGAACCATCTGGATCATGGCCCATGGCAGGGAAGAGGCGTTCGATCCGGACGACCTTCGCATGATGCAGATGCTGGCCGACTTCGCCGCCATGTCCGTCCGCCATCAGCGCCAGCACCAGACGCTGATGAAGCAGGCCAAGGCCGCCGCAGCGGCGGATATGGCGAACGACCTGGCCCACCAGATCAACAACCCGCTCCAGAGCCTCACCAACATTCTCTATCTCGCGGAAGCGGGCCAGATGGGCGGAGACGCCAGGGAACTTGCGGTCGAGCTATCCGAACACCTGCAGCGCCTGTCCGTCCTCGCCGGAAGGCTGCTCTCCCTTCCGGCGGCGCTCAACAAGGCGACGGCGACAGCCGGTCGACTGCCGCACTGA
- a CDS encoding DUF1440 domain-containing protein, whose product MSEVAVEKPTETRSLLKGLFAGLIGGLAGAAAKTVAEKIYPPRVHGEPEPSEVVIEKATDGEASDETKEIGAEAIHWAFGAMAGAAYGGLVEYYPAASSKEGASFGLTLAALTHGGALPAMGLGAAPEDQTAQEKTSEMSSHLVYGVVTEIVRGMVRKML is encoded by the coding sequence ATGAGTGAAGTAGCAGTCGAGAAGCCTACAGAAACACGGTCACTGTTGAAGGGTTTGTTCGCCGGCCTTATTGGCGGGTTGGCAGGGGCGGCGGCGAAGACTGTCGCGGAGAAGATCTACCCACCTCGCGTTCACGGCGAGCCGGAGCCGTCCGAGGTCGTCATCGAAAAGGCGACGGACGGCGAGGCATCGGACGAGACAAAGGAAATCGGAGCGGAAGCGATTCACTGGGCCTTCGGTGCGATGGCCGGCGCGGCCTACGGCGGCTTGGTCGAGTACTATCCGGCGGCAAGCTCGAAGGAGGGTGCAAGTTTCGGCTTGACCCTGGCCGCTCTCACGCATGGCGGAGCACTGCCCGCGATGGGGCTGGGGGCCGCTCCCGAAGACCAGACGGCGCAGGAGAAGACGAGCGAGATGAGCTCGCATCTCGTCTACGGCGTAGTGACGGAGATTGTGCGCGGAATGGTTCGGAAGATGCTCTAG
- a CDS encoding beta-glucosidase: MAGLFESFYMGGFECATHKRRDRKQIDVIATTRHDVEAAKDYRLLRDAGVRTVRDGLRWHMIEQGPGVYDWSSFLPMLEASQSAGVQVIWDLCHWGVPADIDIFSDGFVERFAAYAGAAARVIRERSDAVPFYCAVNEISFWAWVGGDVETFHPHRTGHGDELKRQLVRASLAGMRAVKAVDPRARFVQAEPIINIVADRDDPIAIPDAARHTASQFEAWDMIRGDRAEELGGSQEMLDIIGVNFYWNNQWVHGGEKATLGNPYHKPLHVMLRELWERYGRPILITETGAEAGAGAGWLGYVSAEVRQAMRDGVPMEGICLYPVMDYPGWDDERHCHCGLIAIDDDWRERTLREDLAEEIAVQEAGMRAAAMHAELRAPVAQDRIGELQPTR, encoded by the coding sequence ATGGCAGGATTGTTCGAGAGCTTTTATATGGGTGGGTTTGAGTGCGCGACCCACAAGCGGCGAGACCGTAAGCAGATTGACGTGATCGCGACGACGCGCCACGATGTCGAGGCGGCGAAGGACTACCGCCTGCTCCGCGACGCAGGCGTTAGGACCGTACGGGATGGGCTGCGCTGGCACATGATCGAGCAGGGACCCGGCGTCTATGACTGGTCGAGCTTTCTGCCGATGCTCGAGGCGAGTCAGTCGGCTGGCGTGCAGGTCATCTGGGATCTCTGCCACTGGGGCGTTCCGGCGGATATCGATATCTTCTCCGACGGGTTCGTCGAGCGGTTCGCGGCGTACGCGGGTGCGGCGGCACGCGTGATTCGCGAGAGAAGCGACGCGGTTCCCTTCTACTGCGCGGTCAACGAGATCTCTTTCTGGGCCTGGGTCGGAGGGGATGTCGAGACGTTTCATCCGCATCGGACAGGCCATGGAGACGAGTTGAAGCGCCAGCTTGTGCGGGCTTCGCTCGCCGGAATGCGGGCCGTCAAGGCGGTCGATCCACGCGCGCGGTTCGTGCAGGCCGAGCCCATTATTAACATCGTCGCCGACCGCGACGATCCGATTGCGATCCCAGATGCCGCGCGGCATACGGCGTCGCAGTTCGAGGCATGGGACATGATCCGGGGTGACCGGGCGGAGGAGCTTGGCGGCTCGCAGGAGATGCTCGACATCATCGGCGTGAACTTCTACTGGAATAACCAGTGGGTGCACGGCGGGGAAAAGGCAACGCTCGGCAACCCGTACCACAAGCCGCTGCACGTCATGTTGCGGGAGCTCTGGGAACGATACGGTCGGCCAATTCTGATCACAGAGACGGGAGCGGAGGCGGGAGCGGGCGCCGGCTGGCTTGGGTACGTCTCGGCCGAGGTACGTCAGGCCATGCGCGATGGTGTCCCGATGGAGGGGATCTGTCTCTACCCCGTGATGGACTATCCGGGATGGGACGATGAGCGGCACTGCCACTGCGGGTTGATCGCCATCGATGACGACTGGCGCGAGCGCACGCTGCGGGAGGATCTCGCCGAGGAGATCGCCGTGCAGGAAGCCGGTATGCGCGCGGCGGCGATGCACGCGGAGTTGCGGGCACCGGTCGCCCAGGATCGCATCGGAGAGTTGCAGCCCACGCGCTAA
- a CDS encoding SAM-dependent methyltransferase has product MAEWALDETTNGTTGAVDQGTESDRDSAGALLERTQEFADELARRPNLGLQAAPLREVERLGELGLLTAPLPRSEGGLALGVEPGSQGMLLRVLATVGGGDLALGRLYEGHVNGLLMVIRYGSPEQIKRLAEDCRRGMLSGVWNTGAKELMRIDPEGDGVFRYQGMKTFATGAAFVRRPIVTADLPGHGWQMTMPRMEAMDVKIDRSFWHPLGMESSESFGIDFTGERIEAEDLIGRPGDFYKDPLFRGGAIRFAAVQAGAAMRLHALFADWLRTTRRGEDPYQVARLGEVAMLSQQTALWIEKAGTVAEECLFREDEPRTWRMVECANMTRLAIERICTQMMQLVTAGVGAHGLLQPARFERVIRDLTMYLRQPAPDQTLADVGKASLWKGDGVANGFWNDGPRGASLTPEYFRGVYERNPDPWDFETSSYEAGKYEATLESLPRNRYHRGLEVGCSIGVLTEQLAERCGSLLALDVSDRALGQARKRLIRLPDVEVRKMHFPQQVPEGMFDLIVISEVAYYWHMADLERAADRVAPMQRPGAHLVLVHWTPQVRDYPLTGDAVHDYWISRPEWRVVRSLRQERFRLDVLEKK; this is encoded by the coding sequence ATGGCGGAATGGGCACTGGACGAGACAACGAACGGAACGACAGGGGCAGTCGACCAGGGTACGGAAAGCGACCGGGACAGTGCAGGCGCTCTGCTGGAGAGGACGCAGGAGTTCGCGGATGAGTTGGCGAGGAGGCCGAATCTTGGTCTGCAGGCGGCTCCGCTGCGCGAGGTCGAGCGGCTTGGAGAGCTTGGGTTGCTGACCGCGCCTCTTCCGCGAAGCGAGGGCGGTCTCGCACTTGGAGTCGAGCCCGGGAGCCAGGGGATGCTGCTTCGTGTGCTGGCAACGGTCGGCGGGGGCGATCTTGCTCTCGGACGGCTCTACGAAGGCCACGTGAACGGGCTGCTGATGGTGATTCGTTACGGATCGCCGGAGCAGATAAAGCGGCTGGCGGAAGATTGCCGGCGCGGGATGCTTTCGGGGGTTTGGAACACCGGCGCGAAAGAACTGATGCGGATCGACCCGGAAGGAGACGGAGTCTTTCGCTACCAGGGCATGAAGACCTTCGCGACCGGAGCGGCCTTTGTGCGGCGGCCGATCGTGACGGCGGACCTCCCCGGACACGGCTGGCAGATGACCATGCCCCGGATGGAGGCAATGGACGTGAAGATCGACCGGTCGTTCTGGCATCCGCTCGGAATGGAGTCGTCGGAGAGCTTCGGGATCGACTTCACCGGCGAACGGATTGAAGCGGAGGACTTAATCGGCCGACCCGGCGACTTTTATAAGGACCCGCTCTTCCGCGGTGGCGCGATCCGGTTCGCCGCAGTGCAGGCGGGAGCGGCGATGCGGCTTCATGCACTCTTCGCCGACTGGCTGCGAACCACGCGGCGTGGCGAGGATCCGTACCAGGTGGCGCGGCTTGGCGAGGTCGCCATGCTCTCGCAGCAGACGGCGCTTTGGATCGAGAAGGCTGGAACGGTTGCGGAGGAGTGCCTGTTTCGCGAGGATGAGCCGAGAACCTGGCGGATGGTCGAATGCGCGAACATGACTCGGCTGGCCATCGAAAGGATCTGCACCCAGATGATGCAGCTTGTGACGGCGGGCGTCGGAGCCCATGGGCTTTTGCAACCTGCGCGGTTTGAGCGAGTGATCCGTGACCTGACGATGTACCTGCGTCAGCCCGCGCCGGACCAGACGCTCGCGGATGTCGGCAAGGCTTCGCTTTGGAAAGGCGATGGCGTCGCAAACGGATTCTGGAACGACGGTCCACGCGGCGCTTCGCTCACTCCGGAGTACTTCCGGGGGGTGTACGAGCGGAATCCCGATCCATGGGACTTTGAAACGAGCAGCTACGAGGCAGGAAAGTACGAGGCGACACTTGAAAGCCTTCCCCGCAACCGGTATCACAGGGGGCTCGAGGTCGGCTGCTCTATCGGAGTGTTGACCGAGCAGCTTGCGGAGCGGTGCGGTTCCCTCCTCGCTCTCGATGTCTCGGATCGGGCGCTCGGTCAGGCGCGCAAGAGGCTCATCAGACTTCCGGACGTGGAGGTCCGGAAGATGCACTTCCCCCAGCAGGTACCCGAGGGAATGTTCGACCTGATCGTGATCTCCGAGGTGGCCTACTACTGGCACATGGCCGACCTGGAACGAGCGGCGGACCGGGTTGCGCCGATGCAGAGACCCGGAGCGCACCTCGTGTTAGTTCACTGGACACCGCAGGTCCGGGATTATCCGCTGACCGGCGACGCGGTCCACGACTACTGGATCAGCCGGCCGGAATGGCGAGTGGTTCGGTCGCTGCGGCAGGAACGCTTTCGCCTGGATGTGCTGGAGAAGAAGTAG
- a CDS encoding glycosyltransferase has product MDQAFQPYPPLIDGRPHRNCRAVVIIPARNEEHTLPAGLEALRLQCDPMDRPIPHDIYEVVLLLNNCTDASPEVARRYQQEHPGFHLHIAERTLPPEAAHVGTARRLLMDTAFQRLQAGPHVHTAILSTDADTTVSRDWVYRNLRAIEDGAEAVGGVIHLKPEDVDFLDAGTLRAYRNDRLYQQHVARLESLLDPDPDDPWPRHLEHFGASLACTPAAYRRAGGLPPVKPLEDVAFVDALRRVDARLRHAPEVSIHTSARLDGRAEVGLSGQLRHWQEDSAAGRAHLVQSAESLAHRFSSLARLRRLWKLEELPELAQLPESWREPLADSHPRRLSQAAFLASIDCNRLISETFHGKGEGEIAQVIADLAQRIDSLISTSSPAHPGESVPAAATEPLAIPAG; this is encoded by the coding sequence ATGGACCAAGCCTTCCAGCCGTATCCGCCGCTGATCGATGGACGTCCGCACCGGAACTGCCGGGCGGTCGTCATCATTCCCGCGCGCAACGAGGAGCATACCCTTCCTGCGGGTTTGGAGGCGCTCCGGCTGCAGTGCGATCCGATGGATCGGCCGATTCCTCACGACATCTACGAGGTCGTTCTGCTTCTGAACAACTGCACGGATGCCTCACCCGAAGTGGCTCGGCGATACCAGCAGGAGCACCCCGGCTTTCACCTGCATATCGCGGAGCGCACGCTTCCCCCGGAGGCCGCGCACGTTGGCACCGCCCGCCGTCTTCTGATGGATACGGCCTTTCAAAGGCTTCAAGCGGGTCCACATGTTCACACGGCCATTCTCTCGACCGACGCGGACACGACGGTCTCCCGGGACTGGGTCTACCGCAACCTGCGCGCGATCGAAGACGGTGCCGAAGCGGTCGGCGGGGTGATCCACCTGAAGCCTGAAGATGTCGACTTTCTCGACGCCGGGACGCTCCGGGCCTATCGCAACGATCGGCTGTACCAGCAGCATGTGGCTCGGCTTGAGAGCCTGCTCGATCCAGACCCGGACGATCCGTGGCCACGGCACCTCGAACACTTCGGGGCATCGCTGGCCTGCACACCAGCCGCATATCGCCGCGCCGGAGGGTTGCCGCCTGTCAAACCACTGGAAGACGTGGCGTTCGTCGACGCCTTACGCCGTGTCGATGCGCGTCTTCGCCACGCTCCCGAGGTCTCAATCCATACCTCCGCTCGTCTCGACGGCCGCGCGGAGGTCGGGCTATCCGGCCAGCTTCGTCATTGGCAGGAGGACTCGGCTGCTGGTCGAGCGCACCTCGTGCAGAGCGCCGAGAGCCTTGCCCACCGCTTCTCGAGCCTTGCACGTCTGCGCCGTCTCTGGAAGTTGGAAGAATTACCTGAACTTGCCCAGCTTCCAGAGTCGTGGCGCGAGCCCTTGGCCGACTCCCACCCACGCCGTCTGTCTCAAGCGGCGTTCCTTGCTTCCATCGACTGCAACCGGTTGATCAGCGAGACGTTTCACGGCAAAGGTGAGGGCGAGATCGCGCAGGTTATCGCCGATCTCGCGCAGCGCATCGACAGCCTGATTTCTACTTCTTCTCCAGCACATCCAGGCGAAAGCGTTCCTGCCGCAGCGACCGAACCACTCGCCATTCCGGCCGGCTGA
- a CDS encoding PIG-L family deacetylase produces the protein MSNHISSKPHERLKIFVLSPHRDDAAFSLSLSIGAWLRDGHSVTIVNVFTRSLYAPYSDADSVHENDRLSYVSAMRKKEDEDFLKHIPGATMIDLNIKDAPLRLHCSSDIVCDMPVDPKDGAFAKIHKALARHTSVPGAALVLPLALGHHVDHRVARDASLPLSADLPCAFYEDLPYATRDGVSIDLQRFREDVDAKYHEHLHPVVCYHSSSIAWKRTVALGYTSQIREDIADLVSDFAHRYHGNERIWANDAFIKLAKADHLGRVDKHPESLPA, from the coding sequence ATGAGCAACCATATCAGCAGCAAGCCCCACGAACGTCTGAAGATCTTCGTTCTCTCTCCCCATCGCGACGATGCGGCCTTCTCGCTTTCGCTTTCGATCGGTGCCTGGCTGCGCGACGGGCACTCCGTCACCATCGTGAATGTGTTCACTCGGAGCCTTTACGCGCCTTATTCCGACGCCGACTCGGTTCACGAGAACGATCGCCTCTCCTATGTGTCGGCTATGCGAAAGAAGGAAGACGAAGACTTCCTCAAGCACATTCCCGGCGCGACGATGATCGACCTGAACATCAAGGACGCTCCGCTGCGGCTGCACTGCTCGTCCGACATCGTCTGCGATATGCCCGTCGATCCAAAGGATGGAGCCTTCGCCAAGATCCATAAGGCGCTCGCGAGGCACACAAGTGTTCCCGGTGCAGCGCTCGTTCTGCCGCTTGCGCTCGGCCATCATGTGGATCATCGCGTGGCGCGCGACGCATCGCTGCCTCTGTCGGCGGATCTGCCCTGTGCATTCTACGAGGATCTTCCATACGCAACTCGTGACGGCGTCTCGATCGACCTGCAGCGCTTCCGCGAAGATGTGGACGCGAAGTACCACGAGCATCTCCATCCGGTCGTCTGCTATCACTCGAGTTCGATCGCCTGGAAGCGCACGGTAGCCCTCGGCTACACCTCGCAGATCCGCGAGGACATCGCCGACCTCGTCAGTGACTTTGCCCATCGCTACCACGGCAACGAGCGCATCTGGGCGAACGACGCCTTTATCAAGTTAGCCAAGGCAGATCATCTTGGCAGAGTCGACAAGCATCCCGAGTCGTTGCCCGCATAA